TCTCCAATCTACCATTAATGGATCTGGAATCACCACTCTGCGGCTTTATAGGTCTGAAAAAGTGCCGGTCTTCTTTGACCTTTTGCAGATAATTAGGATCAAATTGATCAGCCTGGACACCTTCCCTTGCATAGAACTGCAATCGCTCCCCATTACCGAAGGTAACATACATATAAATTGGAAGATTCCGATCCGATGAGTCATTTTCTGAATGGGCTTTGCGCTTTTCCAGGTAGAATTTAATTTTCCATTTTTTCTCTAAGTTCGGCATAGACTTAAACATTAATACATACAAATATACATACACTTTTGACTTAACCCACAATAATTTGAATTAATTTGTCTTAATCAAACAATTCGTATAATACTCTGTATATGTGTTTTATATAATTTTTAATAATCTCGATTAATTTTAATTAATGATAAACTTAAGTCCAGAAGGGGGAGCAACAGGGACAAGGGTTTCAAGACATTTCGTTTTGAAACCCTTTCTCATTTGCATACATTTTGCATACATTTCCACAAGTCATGGCCCTTCACACTATGACAATTCCATTCATTACGAAAATCTACGCCTGAAAATTATTATCAAGATGATTGCTTCAAATCAAACAAAAATGAATGAAATGCATAGGCACGATTCTGTTCGATACTAACACAAAGTAGGAGGATTGGAAGAATATTCTCCAATCCATCTGTTATTCAAGGGTTTCTAATGTAGTCGCACAACATTTGAAATCTTTTTTTCCAAAGTTTGAGGTAGTTTTTTTCACCATTTTTTCACCAAAGAAGAAAGGAATTACCCCATGAACAAAACCCACTTCAAGTTTCAATTGAGAAAGGATAGAGCTAACTCTGATGGCTGCTACCCCATTTACTTTTCTGCCAATATAAATGGTCAGGTGAAATATTTCACTTTGAACCATGCCATTCCTGAAAAAGTATGGAATCCCAAAAAGCAAGAGGTAAGCATCACGTTTCCGCAATGGCAGACGATCAATAATGACTTAGCCAGATTCAGAAGCAAAGCAGAAAGGATTCGTATTGAAGCCGACCAGGAAGGTTTACATATTAATATGTTCGAATTTGAAAAAGTATTCAGGGGCGGGTCGAAGGATTTGTCCGATGTATTTGAATTCATCAAAAATGATCTGGAGGAGTTCAGGAATTCTTATGCCAGTGATACAATTAAAATGTATCAAAGCCAGTCGAAAAAATTGAAAACATTCCGCACAAGACTGTCTTTTACTGAAATCTCTCCTTTTTTCTGGAAGCAGTATGATAGTTACCTTATTAAACTAGGTAATAATGATAATACCCGATGGAAAGCTTTTCGGTCACTGAAGACTTTCATTAACAAAGCCATTGATAGTGGATTATTGAAAAGCGACCCTTTAAGAGGTGTTAAAGTACGAAAACCCGAAGGAAATCGACAGTTTTTAACTCAAGAAGAGTTAAAGAAGCTTGAAAAGCTGAACACAGGCTTTTTAACAAAGGATTTGAAATGTGTACTCCAATACTTTCTGTTTTCATGTTATACAGGTTTAAGATATGAAGATATACGATTATTGAAGGCACACAATGTTTTTCTTGAATCAGGGAATGAGGTTCTTCAGTTTACCCAACATAAGACAAAGCAGGCAGAAATCTTGCCACTGAGTTCTAAAGCAGTTAGGTTAATTGACAAAAGCAGGTTGCAACATCAGCCATTGTTCAGAGTATACTCTAACCAGGTTACAAACCGTCACCTTAAGAAAATAATGGTGTTAGCTCATATTAACAAGGATATATCCTTTCATTGTGCGAGACATACATTCGCAACGATTGGCCTGGAAGTTAGTGGAGATATTGCAACTGTAAGTAAGTTACTTGGACACCGAAAGATTCAAACAACACAGATTTATGCTAAGGTGATGGATAAATCAAAAAGAGATGTGATAAAGCTTATGGATGCTATTTAATTGATAAATTGTATTATAAGAAATTTATATCTGAGGCTGAGCATTTGTTTGAACAGTTCAAGATATGCAAATGATTGTTTATCGTTTGGATAGTTAAATTGTATCCCTTCGGCTACAAGCATTTTGTCTGATTGATTGGTTGTGATCAACTTGCAGGCCAAAATAATTCATGACACTTCAGGACAAACGTTCGCTAATGTTCACAACATCAGGTTAGGGAAATTTCTATACTGGGTACACAAACACGAGCACAATGAGGTCCGGGGCTCGGGCTTCATCAAATTGAATGGACTTTCCGGGACCGGGATCAGCATCTGTTATCCAAACGGGGTTGAGTTGTTTGTGCCTTCGCAAACACCGGCGGGATACATAATAAAGCTGGTCAACTTTTAAGTCAGATGTTTCCCCTTGGCGCCAGCCGGTACTTTCTCTACCGGGAACCGACAGATCCTCCGAAGTTTTGATGGACTTTGGGGATTGGTAACAGACCAACTGGGACAGAATCCCATGAGCGGGGACCTGTTTATCTTCATTAATAAGCCTCGAAACAGTATGAAGTTATTCAAATGGGAACCAGGCGGTTTTGTTCTTTTTTATAAGCGTCTTGAAAAGGGTACATTTGAACTACCAGATCATCTCGGTGGGGTTGTTTCGCAGCAAATCGGCTATGGACAATGACCATAATGGTTACTGGTATTTCGATGAGATATGCAAAAAAAGGCATTGTTTTTTTTATAAAATGATGTTGATTAATATCGCTGAAAGTGTGATCTAACAAGGCTTTTCCGTGGTATTTTTGATTCATGGCAAGCACAGAAATGATCAGTATATCTAAGGAAGAATTTCAAGCCCTCAAATCAGAAAACCTCTGGCTTAAACATCAGCTTGCCGAGTTAAAACGGCTGATCTTCGGCGCCAAAAGTGAACGATTTATCACATCGGATCCAGATCAGTCTGCTTTATTCGACCTTCTGGAGGAAACATCAGAGAAAGAAAACGCTGAGCAGATCACTTATACAAGTATCAAGCCTTTGCAGGAGAAGAAGCAACCATAGAGGATGGAGTTGCCTTTACACCTGGAGCATCAGGTGGAAGTTATAGAACCGGAAAATCTTCCGGAAGATGCAAAGAAGATCGGAGAGGCAGTTACAGAAGTTCTGGAGTATGAACCTACCAGTGCCTATGTCCGTCGCATGGTCCGTCCCAAGTATAATGTGGAACATACCGATGAAGAAACCCGCATTGCTATTGCTCCGCTGCCGACCCTTCCCAATCCAAAAGGAAATGCCGGGGCCAGCATGATCGCACCTTTGCTGGTGAATAAATTTGTCGATCACCTGCCATTTTATTCCAATGTGCAAATCTTCAAATGTCAGAACCTGTAGATCTCCGAATCGACAATCAGTGGCTGATTTAATGCAGGCTGCAATTTTACTTCTTCCGCTCTACCAGGCACTGAAAGCAAAAATGCTTGCATCGGATTACCTCATAGCCGCTGAAACCCCGTTACCGGTATTGACTAAAGACAAACCGGGAGCCACGCACAAAGGTTATCACTGGGTGTATTATGATCCTGT
The genomic region above belongs to Bacteroidales bacterium and contains:
- a CDS encoding site-specific integrase; its protein translation is MNKTHFKFQLRKDRANSDGCYPIYFSANINGQVKYFTLNHAIPEKVWNPKKQEVSITFPQWQTINNDLARFRSKAERIRIEADQEGLHINMFEFEKVFRGGSKDLSDVFEFIKNDLEEFRNSYASDTIKMYQSQSKKLKTFRTRLSFTEISPFFWKQYDSYLIKLGNNDNTRWKAFRSLKTFINKAIDSGLLKSDPLRGVKVRKPEGNRQFLTQEELKKLEKLNTGFLTKDLKCVLQYFLFSCYTGLRYEDIRLLKAHNVFLESGNEVLQFTQHKTKQAEILPLSSKAVRLIDKSRLQHQPLFRVYSNQVTNRHLKKIMVLAHINKDISFHCARHTFATIGLEVSGDIATVSKLLGHRKIQTTQIYAKVMDKSKRDVIKLMDAI
- the tnpB gene encoding IS66 family insertion sequence element accessory protein TnpB, giving the protein MAPAGTFSTGNRQILRSFDGLWGLVTDQLGQNPMSGDLFIFINKPRNSMKLFKWEPGGFVLFYKRLEKGTFELPDHLGGVVSQQIGYGQ
- a CDS encoding transposase translates to MISISKEEFQALKSENLWLKHQLAELKRLIFGAKSERFITSDPDQSALFDLLEETSEKENAEQITYTSIKPLQEKKQP